The sequence CCTCCGCTTCGCGAGCGCCAGGAACAAGGCACCGAAGAACGTGCAGACCAGCAGCCACGGCGAGATCGCGGTCTCGGGCGCGACCGGCAATAGCAATTGCACCCCTGCGATCGCGCGCAATACGAATCCGATCGCGATCACGAAGACATCCACCAGCACCACGTGCTTGATACCCATCGAATAGAACAGATTGATCAGGACGTACGCGCCTGCCGTCATCATGAATCCCGGTCCCAGCCAGCGTGCGAGCACCGCCACCGCGCCCAGCAGGACCGGAAGCGCGATCCACGCGACAGCGACCGGCAGGCGTCCCGATGCGATCGGGCGCAGCCGCTTGCGCGGATGCTCGCGGTCGGCGGCGATGTCGCGCAGGTCGTTGAGCATGTAGACGCTGCCCGCCAGCAGGCAGAACGCGCCGAAACCGGCCGCCACGCGGACCAGGAAATCGGG is a genomic window of Candidatus Eisenbacteria bacterium containing:
- a CDS encoding decaprenyl-phosphate phosphoribosyltransferase, with protein sequence MIVALIQALRPKQWTKNLLIFAGIVFSRHLLQPDFLVRVAAGFGAFCLLAGSVYMLNDLRDIAADREHPRKRLRPIASGRLPVAVAWIALPVLLGAVAVLARWLGPGFMMTAGAYVLINLFYSMGIKHVVLVDVFVIAIGFVLRAIAGVQLLLPVAPETAISPWLLVCTFFGALFLALAKRRREIANAVVADGQASRQRAVLDHYSPELLEGLLLISAATSLMAYALYTIWPGTVANFGTEALLYTVPFVAYGIFRYLYLVRVAENTEDPSQVLLTDRPLGVCVALYLVTVVLIIYRT